One segment of Microbacterium arborescens DNA contains the following:
- the lepB gene encoding signal peptidase I — translation MTTDDLAAQAPKPARSRSRRLGLLLRDVLVIVAIALAVSFLVKTFLVRSFYIPSGSMERTLLKDDRILVDQLTPRFGGYARGDVVVFRDPGGWLPATVEPARPPLVEGMDWVLSIVGLSAPDSKDHLIKRIIGMPGDHVVCCNAVGQITVNDVPIDESSYVSLADGQSAPQEVPFDVTVPENSLWVLGDNRDHSRDSRYNRDQPSQGFVPLDNVVGRAFLITWPLDRFGLIDFHHDAFAGVPAPVTR, via the coding sequence ATGACCACCGATGACCTTGCCGCGCAGGCGCCGAAGCCCGCGCGTTCACGATCACGTCGCCTCGGCCTGCTGCTCCGCGACGTCCTGGTGATCGTCGCCATCGCACTCGCGGTGTCGTTCCTGGTCAAGACGTTTCTCGTCCGCTCGTTCTACATCCCCTCCGGGTCGATGGAACGCACGCTGCTGAAGGACGACCGGATCCTCGTCGACCAGCTCACGCCCCGATTCGGCGGCTACGCGCGCGGCGACGTCGTCGTCTTCCGTGATCCGGGCGGTTGGCTCCCCGCGACGGTCGAGCCGGCGCGCCCCCCGCTCGTGGAGGGGATGGACTGGGTGCTCTCGATCGTCGGACTGTCAGCCCCCGACAGCAAAGACCACCTCATCAAGCGCATCATCGGAATGCCGGGCGACCACGTCGTGTGCTGCAACGCCGTCGGCCAGATCACCGTGAACGACGTGCCGATCGACGAGTCGTCGTACGTGTCGCTCGCCGACGGGCAGTCGGCTCCACAGGAGGTGCCGTTCGATGTGACGGTGCCGGAGAACTCGCTGTGGGTGCTCGGTGACAACCGCGATCACTCGCGGGACTCGCGCTACAACCGCGATCAGCCTTCGCAAGGCTTCGTCCCGCTCGACAACGTGGTCGGACGAGCCTTCCTCATCACGTGGCCGCTCGACCGTTTCGGTCTCATCGATTTTCACCACGACGCCTTCGCGGGTGTTCCCGCGCCTGTGACGCGATGA